Genomic segment of Candidatus Woesearchaeota archaeon:
ATACGGCCATCACAACCAAGGGGTTCGCTTGTCGCAGGGCGCAAAGAATCAAAAACAGGGCGTTGGTTTTTATGCTGCAAACTTTCCTATTCGCATGGATATGGATGTCAGTATTTTGCATTATCCTCAAGTCCCGATTGTAAGCACTATTTTGCATGACGTGATTGAATATCAAAAGCACCCTACCGGCCAGAACGTGACGGTGGCAATTATGGGGTATCGAGGATACAATATGGAGGATGCCATCGTTGTTAGCCAGGGCGCTATTGACAGAGGACTTGGGAGGAGCACGTATTATCGTCCCATGGTGACGGAGGAGATGCGGTATTCTGGAGGGTTGATTGATCAGATTTCTGTTCCTGACAAAGATGTGAAAGGATATCGCACCGAGCACGACTATCGCTTCCTTGAAGAGGACGGGATTGTCTTTCCCGAGGCGAACGTGAAGGAGGGCGACGTCGTGATTGGGAAGACTTCGCCCCCGAGGTTTTTGTCCAGTCTTGATGAGTATAACTTGACGACGAGCTCGAGGCGCGAGTCATCCCTTGCTATGCGTCACGGAGAGCAGGGTATTGTTGACTTTGTGTGCCTCACTGAGAACGAGCAGGGAAATAAGATGGTGCAGGTTCGTCTTCGCAACCAGCGCATCCCTGAGATTGGAGATAAGTTCACGTCTCGTCACGGACAAAAAGGGGTTATTAGCCTGATTGTGCCAGAGCAGGATATGCCGTTCACGGCAACAGGGATGCATCCGGATATCTTGTTCAGCCCTCACGGGATTCCTAATCGTATGACGGTTTCTCACTTGATTGAGCTTCTCGGTGGAAAGACAGGCGCTCTTGCGGGGCGATACGTTGACGGAACGACGTTCTCATCCGAACCGGAGAAGGCGTTGAGGGAGGAGCTTGCCAGGCTTGGCTTTCGAGAAGACGGTTCTGAAGTGTTGTACGACGGGGTGACAGGGGAGGAGTACCCTGTTAGGATTTTCGTTGGTAACATGTTTTATTTGCGGCTCAAGCACATGGTTGCGAACAAGATTCACTCTCGCGCGCTGGGTCCTATTGAGTTGTTGACGAGGCAGCCAACGGAAGGAAGGACGAAGGAAGGCGGTTTGCGCATGGGCGAGATGGAGAAGGATACGTTCGTTGCGCACGGCGCGGCGCTGCTTCTCAAGGAGCGTTTTGATGCCGACAAGGTCGCTGTTCCTGTTTGCTTGAAGTCGGGCATGATGGGGTATTATGATAAGAGAAAGAACAAGCTGATCTCGCCGATTTATGGTGAGGATGCTGAGCTTGACTGGGTTGAGATGAGTTATGCCTTCAAGCTCTTGCTTGATGA
This window contains:
- the rpoB gene encoding DNA-directed RNA polymerase subunit B — encoded protein: MADVFLDNKFVGTVKNGLEFAQQVRQDRRAGKLDIQLNVRFDAKLDQVFIETAKGRVTRPLVVVVDGKPLLNERHIQQLQKGELLWSDLVKQGVIEYLDASEEEDALVALEKEDLTPEHTHLEISAVDILGIAASLVPYGHHNQGVRLSQGAKNQKQGVGFYAANFPIRMDMDVSILHYPQVPIVSTILHDVIEYQKHPTGQNVTVAIMGYRGYNMEDAIVVSQGAIDRGLGRSTYYRPMVTEEMRYSGGLIDQISVPDKDVKGYRTEHDYRFLEEDGIVFPEANVKEGDVVIGKTSPPRFLSSLDEYNLTTSSRRESSLAMRHGEQGIVDFVCLTENEQGNKMVQVRLRNQRIPEIGDKFTSRHGQKGVISLIVPEQDMPFTATGMHPDILFSPHGIPNRMTVSHLIELLGGKTGALAGRYVDGTTFSSEPEKALREELARLGFREDGSEVLYDGVTGEEYPVRIFVGNMFYLRLKHMVANKIHSRALGPIELLTRQPTEGRTKEGGLRMGEMEKDTFVAHGAALLLKERFDADKVAVPVCLKSGMMGYYDKRKNKLISPIYGEDAELDWVEMSYAFKLLLDEIKSLCVLPKLILEDKF